One genomic region from Jiangella sp. DSM 45060 encodes:
- a CDS encoding SRPBCC family protein produces the protein MEYGSIERELHIEAAPEIVYEVLSTPEHLREWWPDDAELGAAVPGATGSITFGDPAGPDAKVEAITVVEADPPRRFAFRWVYDDGAEATAGNSLLVTFDLEPSGTGTRVRFRETGFRERGWEAAVLEEMYRGNVAGWDHFLPRLVAYVDRLVSAP, from the coding sequence ATGGAGTACGGCAGCATCGAGCGGGAGCTCCACATCGAGGCCGCTCCCGAGATCGTCTACGAGGTCCTCAGCACACCCGAGCACCTGCGCGAATGGTGGCCCGACGACGCCGAGCTGGGCGCCGCGGTCCCCGGCGCCACGGGCTCCATCACCTTCGGCGACCCGGCCGGGCCCGACGCGAAGGTCGAGGCGATCACCGTCGTCGAGGCCGACCCGCCGCGGCGGTTCGCGTTCCGCTGGGTCTACGACGACGGCGCCGAGGCGACGGCGGGCAACTCGCTGCTGGTGACGTTCGACCTCGAGCCGTCCGGCACCGGAACGCGAGTGCGGTTCCGCGAGACCGGCTTCCGCGAACGCGGCTGGGAGGCGGCCGTGCTCGAGGAGATGTACCGCGGCAACGTCGCCGGCTGGGACCACTTCCTGCCGCGCCTCGTCGCGTACGTCGACCGGCTGGTCTCGGCGCCATGA
- a CDS encoding metalloregulator ArsR/SmtB family transcription factor, protein MTAPIDDELWSAVGDPTRRRILDLLLVGGGGTATTLSERLPVSRQAVAKHLGVLDRVGLVHGTPSGRERRYDVDEAQLARAVAQLTSVGATWDARLGRIKRLSEEIQRRRQG, encoded by the coding sequence ATGACCGCCCCGATCGACGACGAGCTCTGGTCGGCGGTCGGCGATCCGACCCGGCGGCGCATCCTCGACCTCCTGCTCGTCGGCGGCGGAGGCACGGCGACGACGCTGAGCGAACGGCTGCCGGTGTCGCGGCAGGCGGTCGCCAAGCACCTCGGCGTCCTCGACCGCGTCGGGCTCGTGCACGGCACGCCGTCGGGGCGGGAGCGCCGCTACGACGTCGACGAGGCCCAGCTGGCCCGCGCGGTCGCCCAACTGACCTCCGTCGGCGCCACATGGGACGCCCGGCTGGGCCGCATCAAGCGCCTTTCCGAGGAGATCCAGCGCCGACGTCAGGGCTGA
- a CDS encoding SRPBCC domain-containing protein, which translates to MAEILHRIGATASPDTVYAALTTIDGLAGWWTAKTTDAGDDVIRFRFDVPHGEDGFDMKVLETVPAELVRWEVVDGPAEWVGTQIRFDLKQEDDFTIVLFRHEGWREPVEFMYHCSTKWATFLMSLKEFTETGSGRPAPDDVQISNWH; encoded by the coding sequence ATGGCCGAGATCCTGCACCGCATCGGGGCGACCGCCTCGCCCGACACCGTCTACGCGGCCCTGACCACGATCGACGGGCTGGCCGGCTGGTGGACCGCCAAGACCACCGACGCCGGCGACGACGTCATCAGGTTCCGCTTCGACGTGCCGCACGGCGAGGACGGCTTCGACATGAAGGTCCTGGAGACCGTCCCCGCCGAGCTGGTGCGCTGGGAGGTCGTCGACGGCCCGGCGGAGTGGGTCGGAACCCAGATCCGCTTCGACCTCAAGCAGGAGGACGACTTCACCATCGTGCTGTTCCGGCACGAGGGCTGGCGGGAGCCGGTCGAGTTCATGTACCACTGCAGCACGAAGTGGGCCACGTTCCTCATGAGCCTCAAGGAGTTCACCGAGACCGGCTCCGGCCGGCCCGCCCCCGACGACGTCCAGATCAGCAACTGGCACTAG
- a CDS encoding dihydrofolate reductase family protein, with amino-acid sequence MGTIVLTEFISLDGVVEAPGGEDFKYQDWSFEFDRGADGERFKETEALGATALLLGRATYDGFSTAWPQYEGELADKYNSMPKYVVSSTLTDPTWTNTTVLSGDLVEEVTRLKREVDGEISVAGSIRLAQGLLTHDLVDEIHLMTFPVVLGHGRKLWAATPDKLVWKLSEATTYGDGVLVTIYRRNRS; translated from the coding sequence ATGGGAACGATCGTGCTCACCGAGTTCATCTCGCTCGACGGTGTCGTCGAGGCGCCCGGCGGCGAGGACTTCAAGTACCAGGACTGGAGCTTCGAGTTCGACCGCGGCGCCGACGGCGAGCGGTTCAAGGAGACCGAGGCGCTCGGCGCCACCGCGCTGCTGCTGGGACGCGCCACCTACGACGGGTTCTCCACAGCCTGGCCGCAGTACGAGGGCGAGCTGGCCGACAAGTACAACAGCATGCCCAAGTACGTCGTCTCGAGCACGCTCACCGACCCGACGTGGACCAACACCACCGTGCTCTCCGGTGACCTCGTCGAGGAGGTGACGCGGCTCAAGCGGGAGGTCGACGGCGAGATCTCGGTGGCCGGCAGCATCCGGCTGGCCCAGGGGCTGCTCACGCACGACCTCGTCGACGAGATCCACCTCATGACGTTCCCCGTCGTCCTGGGCCACGGCCGCAAGCTGTGGGCCGCGACCCCGGACAAGCTCGTGTGGAAGCTGTCCGAGGCCACGACCTACGGCGACGGCGTCCTCGTCACGATCTACCGCCGCAACCGGTCCTAG
- a CDS encoding alpha/beta fold hydrolase, whose product MHHGTITSADGTRIAYTAWGAGHPIVIIDGVTAYRATTPENALTAELLADEFLVINYDRRGRGESGDTLPYAVEREFDDLAAIIDQAGGGGPATVFGWSSGGNLALNAAQAGVPIARIALFEPNAVVDDTRPPLPADYVEQVEAAVAAGRPGDAVALFLTAAVLLPDEMVAELRQDPAEWPVLEAVAPTIAYDGRNVGDAMSGKPLRAGLWDRVDVPVLVMNGKDTWPFLATAAQAIAEHLPTATHRVVPGAEHSTTPKVLAAELRAFVKEA is encoded by the coding sequence ATGCACCACGGCACGATCACCTCGGCCGACGGCACCCGCATCGCCTACACGGCGTGGGGCGCCGGCCACCCGATCGTCATCATCGACGGCGTGACCGCCTATCGCGCCACCACACCCGAGAACGCGCTGACGGCGGAACTGCTCGCCGACGAGTTCCTCGTGATCAACTACGACCGCCGCGGCCGCGGCGAGAGCGGCGACACCCTGCCCTACGCCGTCGAGCGCGAGTTCGACGACCTCGCCGCGATCATCGACCAGGCCGGCGGCGGGGGACCGGCGACGGTGTTCGGCTGGTCCTCCGGCGGGAACCTCGCCCTCAACGCGGCGCAGGCCGGCGTCCCGATCGCCCGCATCGCGCTGTTCGAGCCGAACGCCGTCGTCGACGACACCCGTCCGCCGCTGCCGGCCGACTACGTCGAGCAGGTCGAGGCCGCCGTCGCCGCGGGCCGGCCCGGCGACGCCGTCGCCCTGTTCCTGACCGCGGCGGTCCTCCTGCCGGACGAGATGGTCGCCGAGCTGCGTCAGGACCCCGCGGAGTGGCCCGTGCTCGAGGCGGTCGCGCCCACCATCGCCTACGACGGCCGCAACGTCGGCGACGCGATGTCCGGCAAGCCGCTGCGGGCCGGCCTGTGGGACCGCGTCGACGTGCCGGTCCTCGTCATGAACGGCAAGGACACCTGGCCGTTCCTCGCCACGGCGGCGCAGGCGATCGCCGAGCACCTGCCCACCGCGACCCACCGGGTCGTCCCGGGTGCGGAGCACAGCACCACGCCCAAGGTGCTCGCCGCCGAGCTCCGCGCGTTCGTCAAGGAGGCCTGA
- a CDS encoding helix-turn-helix domain-containing protein, translating to MPIESGHRASDSPYVARVWWGRTSGAGRMTSVASSTWELVFWTDGGVVHAGVRGPETSASTAEFTGDSEAFGIAFAHGTSMPRLPIAELVDGELEMSRVTARTFALGGDEWEIPGADDAELLVQRLVRDGVIVRDPMVDEVVWGGIARVGVRSVQRRVAAATGLTQGAIRQIERARQAAVLLGEGAEPLDVVHRCGYYDQPHLARSLQRFIGRTATQLRQGDTDDDVLSLLYKPDDADGP from the coding sequence ATGCCGATCGAGAGCGGTCATCGCGCGTCGGACTCGCCCTACGTGGCGCGGGTCTGGTGGGGTCGCACGTCCGGCGCCGGGCGGATGACCTCGGTCGCGTCGTCGACCTGGGAGCTGGTGTTCTGGACCGACGGCGGTGTCGTGCACGCCGGCGTCCGCGGACCGGAGACGTCCGCGTCCACCGCGGAGTTCACCGGCGACTCGGAGGCATTCGGCATCGCGTTCGCGCACGGCACGTCGATGCCGAGGCTGCCGATCGCCGAGCTCGTCGACGGCGAGCTGGAGATGTCGCGGGTCACCGCCCGGACGTTCGCGCTGGGCGGCGACGAGTGGGAGATCCCCGGCGCGGACGACGCCGAGCTGCTGGTCCAGCGGCTGGTGCGCGACGGCGTGATCGTCCGCGATCCGATGGTCGACGAGGTCGTGTGGGGCGGCATCGCCCGGGTGGGCGTCAGGTCGGTGCAGCGGCGGGTGGCCGCCGCCACCGGCCTCACCCAGGGCGCGATCCGGCAGATCGAACGCGCCCGCCAGGCCGCGGTGCTGCTCGGCGAGGGTGCGGAGCCGCTCGACGTCGTGCACCGGTGCGGCTACTACGACCAGCCGCACCTGGCGCGTTCGCTGCAGCGGTTCATCGGCCGCACCGCGACCCAGCTGCGGCAGGGCGACACCGACGACGACGTCCTGTCGCTCCTGTACAAGCCCGACGACGCGGACGGTCCCTAG
- a CDS encoding erythromycin esterase family protein yields the protein MRTRSTMLGLAAGAAALALVGTAVPAPAAEPVAPVTRWAERHAVPVPDDPARPGRDLLTVAAATAGARLIGLGEPGHLIGEVTELKARYLRHLVTYGGVRAVAFEMDWTAALPLNDYVLGRRDDLEAVLGTLEDIWQTTELRDLFQWLRRYNDTHAGDVEVAGAEYFATGLAAYDAVAAYVAANAPDRMADLESQYEWVEPENDDIGAHLGDYMAEPDKAPYVQAAYEVERIVASIDPGPGHEVVAHHARQIRFWYEAFSLPWGDIPTYRDARAAENVRWWQRHTDARTVYWAASAHVADAPRLTLTEPGEPDTVFASAGSYLEDWYGRGYVPIGFTFDHGTHRTGDGATVELPPALDGWFEQPLGDVDAERFVLRIDRAGPPAVRDWLDAPIVTRGRPEYGVASIAYGGTLDEWFDVVVHTQTVTPAHRL from the coding sequence GTGAGAACCCGTAGCACCATGCTCGGCCTCGCCGCCGGAGCGGCCGCGCTCGCCCTGGTGGGGACGGCCGTGCCCGCACCGGCGGCGGAGCCCGTCGCGCCGGTCACCCGGTGGGCCGAGCGGCACGCCGTCCCCGTCCCCGACGATCCGGCCCGGCCCGGACGCGACCTCCTGACGGTCGCCGCGGCCACCGCCGGCGCGCGGCTGATCGGGCTCGGCGAGCCTGGACACCTGATCGGCGAGGTCACCGAGCTGAAGGCGCGCTACCTGCGGCACCTCGTCACGTACGGAGGCGTCCGTGCGGTCGCGTTCGAGATGGACTGGACGGCCGCGCTACCCCTGAACGACTACGTGCTCGGCCGCCGCGACGACCTCGAGGCCGTGCTGGGCACGCTCGAGGACATCTGGCAGACCACCGAGCTCCGCGACCTGTTCCAGTGGCTGCGCCGGTACAACGACACGCATGCCGGCGACGTCGAGGTCGCCGGGGCGGAGTACTTCGCGACCGGGCTGGCCGCCTACGACGCCGTCGCGGCCTACGTCGCGGCGAACGCTCCGGACCGGATGGCCGACCTGGAGTCGCAGTACGAGTGGGTGGAGCCCGAGAACGACGACATCGGCGCGCACCTGGGCGACTACATGGCAGAACCGGACAAGGCGCCGTACGTCCAGGCCGCGTACGAGGTCGAGCGCATCGTCGCGTCCATCGACCCCGGGCCCGGGCACGAGGTCGTCGCGCACCACGCGCGGCAGATCCGCTTCTGGTACGAGGCGTTCAGCCTGCCGTGGGGTGACATCCCGACGTACCGCGACGCCCGGGCGGCCGAGAACGTGCGCTGGTGGCAGCGGCACACCGACGCCCGCACGGTCTACTGGGCGGCCTCGGCGCACGTCGCCGACGCGCCGCGGCTGACGCTCACCGAGCCGGGCGAGCCCGACACCGTCTTCGCCAGCGCGGGCTCGTACCTCGAGGACTGGTACGGCCGCGGCTACGTGCCGATCGGGTTCACCTTCGACCACGGCACCCACCGGACCGGCGACGGCGCCACCGTCGAGCTGCCGCCGGCGCTCGACGGCTGGTTCGAGCAGCCGCTCGGCGACGTCGACGCGGAGCGGTTCGTGCTGCGGATCGACCGGGCCGGCCCGCCCGCGGTGCGCGACTGGCTCGACGCCCCGATCGTGACGCGTGGCCGGCCCGAGTACGGCGTCGCGTCGATCGCGTACGGCGGCACCCTGGACGAGTGGTTCGACGTCGTCGTCCACACCCAGACGGTCACCCCGGCCCACCGGCTCTGA
- a CDS encoding VOC family protein: MIAAIIGVVVDCPDPRELAPFYEALLGARRTRDAPDWVELEAGPLTLSLQRTRHFIAPDWHRGDPPQQLHLDLTVTDLDVGERRVLELGGSVLETSDKPIGYRVFADPVGHPFCLVTPEGIAPYVI, from the coding sequence ATGATCGCAGCCATCATCGGCGTCGTCGTCGATTGCCCCGACCCGCGGGAGCTGGCGCCGTTCTACGAGGCGCTGCTCGGTGCGCGACGCACGCGCGACGCCCCTGACTGGGTCGAGCTCGAGGCCGGCCCGCTGACGTTGTCGCTGCAGCGCACCCGGCATTTCATCGCGCCCGACTGGCACCGCGGCGATCCGCCTCAGCAGCTGCATCTCGACCTCACCGTCACCGATCTCGACGTCGGCGAGCGGCGGGTGCTCGAGCTCGGTGGCTCGGTGCTCGAGACGTCGGACAAGCCGATCGGGTACCGGGTGTTCGCCGACCCCGTCGGCCACCCGTTCTGCCTCGTGACGCCCGAGGGCATCGCGCCGTACGTCATCTGA